One part of the Cinclus cinclus chromosome 20, bCinCin1.1, whole genome shotgun sequence genome encodes these proteins:
- the RNF157 gene encoding E3 ubiquitin ligase RNF157 has protein sequence MGALTSRQNAGVEEEDIPANSVYRYPPKSGSYFANHFIMGGEKFDSTHPEGYLFGENSDLNFLGNRPVVFPYAAPPPQEPVKTLRSLINIRKDTLRLVKCSEEVKTPGEEVSKAKVHYNVEFTFDTDARVAITIYYQATEEFHNGVASYTPRDNSLQSETVHYKRGVCQQFCVPSHTIDPSEWSEEELGFDLDREVYPMVVQAVVDEGEEHSGHCHVLLATFEKHSDGTFCVKPLKQKQVVDGVSYLLQEIYGIENKYNTQDSKVAEDEVSDNSAECVVCLSDVRDTLILPCRHLCLCNTCADTLRYQANNCPICRLPFRALLQIRAMRKKLGPLSPTSFNPIIASQTSDSEEHSSSENIPPGYEVVSLLEALNGPLTPSPAALPLRALGDPPGVGTLPSYGSDGPLPPLRALSPLERLPDCGPPGLKLKKSISKSISQNSSILPEEEDEKSCTESEQRVSRRRSPAQHEEECGATPESENFTLSSSGAIDQSSCTGTPLSSTISSPEEPVSSSLAQSVMSMASSQSQHSQLSTDTVSSMSGSYIAPGTEEEEEEGDMLPSPVAASATASDGESTPVESPDLNFVSISAEERDAEGNDVLEDEDASPTQEDGPRTGAFLGLRCDNNNDMGIAHVKALDNKLCSEACLPGPEAANNNLGLQQTWPRCPPGPQDLEQAVAALPV, from the exons TTCCCTTACGCTGCTCCACCTCCTCAGGAACCCGTGAAGACGCTCAGGAGCTTAATCAATATCCGCAAGGACACCCTGCGCCTTGTCAA GTGCTCAGAAGAGGTGAAGACCCCGGGGGAAGAAGTGAGCAAAGCCAAGGTGCACTACAATGTGGAGTTCACCTTTGACACGGACGCCCGTGTGGCCATAACCATCTACTACCAAGCAACGGAGGAGTTTCACAATGGGGTGGCGAG CTACACCCCCAGGGACAACAGCCTGCAGTCGGAGACCGTGCACTACAAGCGGGGGGTGTGCCAGCAGTTCTGTGTGCCCTCCCACACCATCGACCCCTCCGAGTGGAGCGAGGAGGAG CTGGGATTTGACCTGGACCGTGAGGTTTATCCCATGGTGGTGCAGGCAGTGGTGGACGAAGGagagg AGCACAGTGGGCACTGCCACGTGCTGCTGGCCACCTTTGAGAAG cATAGTGATGGCACCTTCTGCGTGAAGCCACTCAAGCAGAAGCAAGTG GTGGATGGTGTGAGCTACCTCCTGCAGGAGATCTACGGCATCGAGAACAAGTACAACACACAGGACTCCAAG GTGGCCGAGGACGAGGTGAGCGATAACAGCGCCGAGTGCGTGGTTTGCCTGTCGGACGTTCGGGACACCCTGATCCTGCCCTGCCGCCACCTCTGCCTCTGCAACACCTGTGCTGACACCCTGCGCTACCAGGCCAACAACTGCCCCATCTGCAGGCTGC CTTTCCGAGCCTTGCTTCAAATACGAGCCATGAGGAAAAAGCTGGGCCCGCTCTCGCCCACCAGCTTCAACCCCATCATCGCCTCGCAGACTTCTGACTCTGAGGAGCACTCG TCCTCAGAGAACATCCCCCCGGGTTACGAGGTGGTGTCACTGCTGGAGGCCCTCAATGGGCCGCTGACGCCGTCTCCGGCCGCGCTGCCCCTGCGAGCCCTGGGGGACCCCCCGGGCGTGGGGACCCTGCCCTCCTATGGCAGTGATGGCCCCCTGCCCCCCCTGAGGGCCCTGTCACCCCTCGAGCGCCTGCCCGACTGCGGCCCCCCCGGGCTCAAGCTGAAGAAGAGCATCTCCAA ATCCATCTCGCAGAACTCCTCTATCCTGCCTGAAGAAGAGGATGAGAAGTCATGCACTGAGTCAGAGCAGAGGGTCTCCAGGAGGAGATCCCCAGCCCAGCATGAGGAG GAATGTGGTGCAACACCAGAGAGTGAAAACTTCACCCTGTCATCATCAGGAGCCATCGACCAGTCCTCATGCACTGGAACACCCCTCTCCTCCACCATCTCATCCCCAGAAG aGCCCgtgagcagcagcctggctcagTCCGTCATGTCCATGGCCTCCTCCCAGAGCCAGCACTCCCAGCTCAGCACCGACACCGTGTCCTCCATGTCTGGCTCCTACATCGCCCCTGgcacagaggaggaagaggaggagggggacATGCTCCCCTCGCCCGTGGCTGCAAGCGCCACAGCCTCTGATGGAGAG TCAACACCTGTGGAGTCCCCGGATCTAAATTTTGTCAGCATTTCTGCCGAGGAGCGAGATGCCGAG GGAAACGATGTGCTGGAGGATGAGGACGCCTCTCCCACACAGGAAGACG GCCCGAGGACAGGCGCTTTCCTCGGTCTGAGGTGTGACAATAACAATGACATGGGCATCGCACACGTGAAAGCGCTGGACAATAAACTGTGCTCTGAGGCCTGCTTACCTG GCCCAGAGGCAGCCAACAACaacctggggctgcagcagacCTGGCCCCGCTGCCCCCCTGGCCCCCAGGACCTGGAGCAGGCAGTGGCCGCCCTGCCCGTGTGA
- the FOXJ1 gene encoding forkhead box protein J1 codes for MAWPSRALKAKGKLKSVEEDLDDSLPDLMWLRDFTVAQTGLPQLYSGSDPQDCYTMSESLFSLVDFESPCSPLAADPACKGTRHTPCTPVSSSTSSTMHHDVAVPPHLAGDIDYKTNPHVKPPYSYATLICMAMEASNKPKITLSAIYKWITDNFCYFRHADPTWQNSIRHNLSLNKSFIKVPREKDEPGKGGFWKLDPYYANRLKYGTYKKRRMSPVQIHPAFSGRAQKEARHVGSPAASSCSSNNVLEANVASQQLLEEFEETTSSQSWSPAGTKAGQKRKQPSPLPSAKVSRLPSSALMTQEEQTELGSLKGVFDWETVFNTNLNGDFSTLVDMELPPSINPVTCDLDWTGQGQRMECPQGQEQVVTESNQYSLDFNETLLATTFLEHPCDEGTSDYLSNCVNIDQVFEDIDASLLADVINLSSLARLL; via the exons ATGGCGTGGCCCAGCCGAGCTCTGAAAGCCAAGGGCAAATTGAAGAGTGTGGAGGAAGACCTGGATGACAGCCTGCCAGACCTCATGTGGCTGAGGGACTTCACAGTGGCCCAGACTGGCCTGCCTCAGTTATACTCTGGCTCAGACCCCCAGGACTGTTACACCATGAGCGAGAGTCTGTTCAGCCTGGTTGATTTTGAGTCCCCATGCTCGCCCCTGGCTGCTGACCCGGCCTGCAAGGGCACACGCCACACTCCCTGCACGCCTgtctcctcctccacctcctccaccATGCACCACGACGTGGCTGTGCCCCCTCATCTCGCAGGGGACATCGACTACAAGACCAACCCTCACGTCAAGCCACCCTACTCCTACGCCACCCTCATCTGCATGGCCATGGAAGCCAGCAATAAACCCAAAATCACCCTCTCTGCCATCTACAAGTGGATTACTGACAATTTCTGCTACTTCCGACATGCTGATCCCACCTGGCAG AACTCCATCCGGCACAACCTCTCCTTGAACAAGTCCTTCATCAAGGTGCCTCGGGAGAAAGACGAGCCAGGGAAAGGTGGATTTTGGAAGCTGGACCCCTACTATGCCAACCGGCTCAAGTACGGGACTTACAAAAAGCGGAGGATGTCTCCGGTGCAGATCCACCCCGCCTTCTCCGGCAGAGCCCAGAAAGAGGCACGGCACGTTGGCAGCCCGGCCgcttcctcctgcagctccaacAACGTCCTCGAGGCCAACGTGGCATCGCAGCAGCTGCTCGAAGAGTTTGAGGAAACCACCAGCAGCCAGAGTTGGAGCCCGGCGGGTACCAAAGCGGGGCAGAAGCGCAAGCAGCCCTCGCCCCTGCCCTCGGCCAAGGTGTCCCGGCTTCCCAGCTCGGCCCTGATGACCCAGGAGGAGCAGACTGAGCTGGGATCACTGAAAGGTGTCTTTGACTGGGAAACTGTTTTTAACACCAACCTCAACGGAGACTTCTCCACTCTGGTGGATATGGAGCTCCCACCTTCCATCAACCCTGTCACGTGCGACCTGGACTGGACAGGACAAGGGCAACGTATGGAGTGTCCCCAGGGGCAGGAACAAGTTGTCACCGAATCCAACCAGTACAGCCTGGACTTTAATGAAACCCTCTTGGCCACGACTTTCTTGGAGCATCCCTGCGATGAAGGGACAAGTGATTACCTCTCCAACTGCGTCAACATTGACCAGGTGTTTGAAGACATCGATGCCTCTTTGCTGGCAGATGTCATCAACCTGAGCAGTCTGGCACGCCTCTTGTAA